The proteins below come from a single Bombus fervidus isolate BK054 chromosome 15, iyBomFerv1, whole genome shotgun sequence genomic window:
- the LOC139995058 gene encoding solute carrier family 35 member E3-like isoform X1, with the protein MNKTIITAFYLILNIFFSIVIVLLNKWLYVHTGFPNITLSMIHFVITSIGLTICEKFDVFCIKDIAIKEMFLIAMTFCGFVMLTNLSLAHNTVGTYQVAKMLTTPCVIIMQIIFYNKKFSILVKLTLIPIMLGVVINFCYDIQFNIIGTVYATMGVFVTSLYQVMVNIKQREFQMDPMQLLYYQAPLSAVMLFFIVPFLEPVEQTFTRSWSLVDIVMVVLSAIIAFFVNLTSYWIIGKTSPLTYNMVGHSKFCLLLLGGSLIFHETLAINQVIGIILTLVGIILYAHVKIKDTQVVVPDCEDKERT; encoded by the exons atgaataaaacaattatCACGGCATTTTATTTGATACTGAATATATTCTTTTCCATTGTAATTGTATTACTGAATAAATGGCTCTACGTTCATACTGGTTTTCCAAACATTACGTTATCTATGATACACTTTGTTATTACTTCTATCGGATTAACAATTTGTGAAAAATTTGatgtattttgtataaaagatattgcgattaaagaaatgtttttaattgcAATGACATTTTGTGGATTTGTTATGTTAACAAATTTAAGTTTAGCTCACAATACTGTTGGAACTTATCAAGTAGCTAAAATGCTAACTACACCCTGCGTGATAATaatgcaaataatattttataataaaaaatttagtatacttgttaaattaacattaattcCTATTATGTTAGGagtagtaattaatttttgttatgaTATACAATTTAACATTATCGGAACAGTATATGCAACCATGGGAGTATTTGTAACATCCTTATACCAAGTG ATGGTAAACATAAAGCAAAGAGAGTTTCAAATGGATCCAATGCAATTGTTATATTATCAAGCACCTCTATCTGCTGTTATGTTATTCTTTATTGTGCCATTTTTAGAGCCTGTAGAACAAACATTTACAAGAAGTTGGTCACTTGTAGATATA GTCATGGTTGTACTATCAGCTATAATAGCATTTTTTGTTAACTTAACTTCCTATTGGATAATTGGAAAAACATCTCCATTAAC ctACAACATGGTAGGACATTCCAAATTTTGCCTATTACTTTTAGGTGGCTCGTTAATTTTCCATGAAACATTGGCCATAAATCAAGTAATTGGTATAATTTTAACCTTGGTTGGCATTATTTTGTATGCCCATGTTAAG aTTAAGGATACTCAGGTTGTAGTACCAGATTGtgaagacaaagaaagaacataa
- the LOC139995058 gene encoding solute carrier family 35 member E3-like isoform X2 has protein sequence MNKTIITAFYLILNIFFSIVIVLLNKWLYVHTGFPNITLSMIHFVITSIGLTICEKFDVFCIKDIAIKEMFLIAMTFCGFVMLTNLSLAHNTVGTYQVAKMLTTPCVIIMQIIFYNKKFSILVKLTLIPIMLGVVINFCYDIQFNIIGTVYATMGVFVTSLYQVVMVVLSAIIAFFVNLTSYWIIGKTSPLTYNMVGHSKFCLLLLGGSLIFHETLAINQVIGIILTLVGIILYAHVKIKDTQVVVPDCEDKERT, from the exons atgaataaaacaattatCACGGCATTTTATTTGATACTGAATATATTCTTTTCCATTGTAATTGTATTACTGAATAAATGGCTCTACGTTCATACTGGTTTTCCAAACATTACGTTATCTATGATACACTTTGTTATTACTTCTATCGGATTAACAATTTGTGAAAAATTTGatgtattttgtataaaagatattgcgattaaagaaatgtttttaattgcAATGACATTTTGTGGATTTGTTATGTTAACAAATTTAAGTTTAGCTCACAATACTGTTGGAACTTATCAAGTAGCTAAAATGCTAACTACACCCTGCGTGATAATaatgcaaataatattttataataaaaaatttagtatacttgttaaattaacattaattcCTATTATGTTAGGagtagtaattaatttttgttatgaTATACAATTTAACATTATCGGAACAGTATATGCAACCATGGGAGTATTTGTAACATCCTTATACCAAGTG GTCATGGTTGTACTATCAGCTATAATAGCATTTTTTGTTAACTTAACTTCCTATTGGATAATTGGAAAAACATCTCCATTAAC ctACAACATGGTAGGACATTCCAAATTTTGCCTATTACTTTTAGGTGGCTCGTTAATTTTCCATGAAACATTGGCCATAAATCAAGTAATTGGTATAATTTTAACCTTGGTTGGCATTATTTTGTATGCCCATGTTAAG aTTAAGGATACTCAGGTTGTAGTACCAGATTGtgaagacaaagaaagaacataa
- the Pont gene encoding ruvB-like helicase pontin has protein sequence MKIEEVKSTAKTQRISAHTHIKGLGLDENGVAIQAAAGLVGQEEAREAAGVVVDMIKSKKMAGRAVLLAGPPGTGKTAIALAIAQELGNKVPFCPMVGSEVYSSEIKKTEVLMENFRRAIGLRIKETKEVYEGEVTELTPSETENPMGGYGKTVSHVVIGLKTAKGTKQLKLDPSIYESLQKEKVETGDVIYIEANNGAVKRQGRSDNFATEFDLEAEEYVPLPKGDVHKKKEVIQDVTLHDLDVANAKPQGGQDIMSMMGQLMKPKKTEITDKLRKEINKVVNKYIDQGIAELVPGVLFIDEVHMLDIETFTYLHRALESAIAPIVIFATNRGRCIIRGTEDIVSPHGIPLDLLDRLLIIRTLPYSRKEIEQIVKLRATTEGLQIEDEALSALGELGTKTTLRYVVQLLTPAALTAKVNERTIIKKEDIEEVGSLFLDAKSSAKILTQNKDKFMK, from the exons atgaagatcGAAGAGGTAAAAAGTACCGCGAAGACTCAAAGAATATCAGCTCATACACACATAAAAGGATTGGGTCTTGACGAAAATGGAGTTGCAATACAAGCTGCAGCAGGTCTTGTCGGTCAAGAGGAGGCTCGAGAG GCAGCTGGGGTAGTAGTTGACAtgataaaatcaaagaaaatgGCTGGTAGAGCAGTGCTATTAGCTGGTCCTCCTGGCACTGGAAAAACTGCAATTGCATTAGCTATCGCTCAAGAGTTGGGTAACAAAGTACCATTCTGTCCCATGGTAGGCTCGGAAGTCTATAgttctgaaataaaaaagacagAAGTTTTGATGGAAAATTTTAGAAGAGCCATTGGTCTCAGAATCAAAGAGACTAAGGAAGTATATGAAGGGGAGGTTACAGAACTGACTCCATCTGAAACAGAAAATCCTATGGGTGGATATGGAAAAACTGTATCGCATGTAGTAATTGGGCTAAAGACAGCTAAAGGTACGAAGCAGTTGAAATTAGATCCCTCCATATACGAGTCCTTGCAAAAGGAAAAGGTCGAAACAGGAGATGTAATTTACATTGAGGCAAATAATGGTGCTGTGAAGAGACAGGGCAGAAGCGATAATTTTGCTACTGAATTTGATTTGGAAGCAGAAGAGTATGTTCCTTTACCTAAAGGTGACGTACACAAAAAGAAGGAAGTCATTCAGGATGTAACATTGCATGATCTGGATGTTGCTAATGCCAAACCACAAGGCGGTCAAGATATTATGTCTATGATGGGTCAATTAATGAAACCTAAAAAGACAGAAATTACAG ATAAATTGCGCAAAGAAATAAACAAagttgtaaataaatacattgaCCAAGGAATTGCGGAATTAGTACCGGGAGTTTTATTTATAGACGAAGTACACATGTTGGATATAGAGACATTTACATATCTTCACCGTGCACTAGAAAGTGCAATTGCGCCAATAGTTATCTTTGCAACGAATCGAGGTCGCTGCATAATCAGAGGAACTGAAGATATCGTATCACCGCATGGAATACCTCTTGATCTCTTAGATAGATTGTTAATCATACGAACGCTTCCATATTCCAGAAAGGAAATAGAACAAATTGTTAAACTAAGAGCCACTACAGAAGGGTTGCAAATCGAAGATGAAGCTCTGTCAGCTCTCGGTGAATTAGGTACAAAAACAACGCTTAGATACGTAGTGCAACTTTTAACTCCTGCGGCATTAACAGCCAAAGTAAACGAAAggacaataattaaaaaagaagacatCGAAGAAGTAGGGTCATTGTTCTTAGATGCAAAATCCTCTGCGAAAATTCTTAcacaaaataaagataaatttatgaaataa
- the LOC139995030 gene encoding glycine dehydrogenase (decarboxylating), mitochondrial isoform X1, with protein MSYLFELAKCTRLLNKRNTYRYARGLTLNNLQKENVSELSLQKDEFQIRHIGPRQYEQLEMLKTIGFKSLEELTNAAVPAKILYKEELKIEQSVTEYELSKMITQISEKNDVWRSYIGMGYNNCCVPHTIRRNIFENPGWTTQYTPYQPEISQGRLEGLLNFQTMICDLTGMEVANASLLDEGTAAAEALSLAHRSNKRKKLFVSDKVHPQTISVIATRATSLGLDLEIGDVFRVDTSSKDVAGILFQYPDTTGSIYAFEDVVKKAHVDGTLVCVAADLLALAILKPPSEFGVDVCVGTSQRFGVPLGYGGPHAGFFACRQRLVRLMPGRMIGVTKDSNGQDAYRLALQTREQHIRRDKATSNICTAQALLANMSAMYAVYHGPEGIRNIANRVHFFSLILAKGLETAGNKVVNEYFFDTIKLLPAVPSKIIKENAIAFKINFRYYEDGVGISLDETTTEQDINDIFKIFCADTTVEEMCREDVCLERNLNKSHFARSTPYLQHPVFNSHQSETRIVRYMKFLENKDVSLVHSMIPLGSCTMKLNSTTEMMPCSLRGFTDIHPFVPIEQTKGYQQLFAELEQDLCAITGYDNISFQPNSGAQGEYAGLRAIQRYHESNENKNRQVCLIPISAHGTNPASAQMAGMQVKPILVQKDGSVDIVHLTEMIDKYRETLSCLMITYPSTNGVFEETVADICAMVHEAGGQVYLDGANMNAQVGLCRPGDYGSDVSHLNLHKTFCIPHGGGGPGSGPIGVKRHLAPFLPSHPVINCTGNGHNNIKQTGTVSAAPFGSSAILPISWAYIKMMGPNGLRKATQVAILNANYMSKRLEKYYKTLYKGKTGLVAHEFILDTRDFKKTANIEAVDIAKRLMDYGFHAPTMSWPVAGTLMIEPTESEDKKELDKFCDALIHIRQEIDDIESGKLDIVKNPLKMAPHTPEQVISSKWDRPYSRELAAFPAPFVKGSNKIWPSVGRINDIYGDKNLFCTCPPVLPYE; from the exons atGTCATATCTTTTTGAGCTAGCAAAGTGTACAAGATTGTTGAATAAACGTAATACATATCGATATGCACGTGGATTAACGTTGAATAacttacaaaaagaaaatgttagtGAACTTTCTCTTCAAAAAGATGAATTTCAAATTAGACATATCGGTCCTCGACAGTATGAACAATTGGAAATGTTGAAAACTATTGGGTTTAAG agTTTAGAAGAATTAACAAACGCTGCTGTCCCAGCAAAAATTCTTTACAAGGAAGAATTAAAGATCGAACAGTCAGTCA CTGAATACGAATTGTCAAAGATGATTACACAGATTTCGGAAAAGAACGACGTATGGCGTTCGTATATTGGCATGGGATATAATAATTGTTGCGTTCCTCACACCATTAGGAGGAACATATTCGAAAATCCAGGGTG GACAACACAATATACTCCATATCAACCAGAAATTTCGCAAGGTAGACTCGAAGGTTTGTTGAATTTCCAAACGATGATATGCGATCTAACCGGGATGGAAGTAGCGAACGCATCTCTCCTAGATGAAGGTACTGCGGCAGCCGAAGCTTTAAGTCTTGCTCACAGGAGCAACAAGAGAAAAAAACTGTTCGTTTCTGACAAAGTTCATCCTCAAACAATCAGTGTGATTGCAACGCGTGCTACTTCTTTGGGTCTCGATCTTGAAATCGGAGATGTTTTTCGAGTTGATACAAGCTCAAAGGATGTTGCTGGTATTCTATTTCAATATCCTGACACAACTGGATCTATCTACGCATTCGAAGATGTGGTGAAGAAGGCACATGTAGACGGT ACGCTCGTTTGCGTTGCTGCTGATTTGTTGGCGCTGGCCATACTCAAGCCTCCAAGTGAATTTGGAGTTGATGTATGCGTCGGTACCAGCCAACGTTTCGGAGTTCCACTTGGATATGGAGGACCTCATGCTGGATTCTTCGCTTGTCGTCAAAGATTAGTTCGTTTGATGCCGGGAAGGATGATTGGTGTTACGAAGGACTCGAACGGTCAGGATGCGTATCGCCTAGCCCTTCAAACACGCGAACAGCATATCAGAAGAGATAAAGCTACTAGCAACATTTGTACTGCACAAGCACTACTGGCAAACATGTCTGCGATGTATGCTGTGTACCATGGACCTGAAGGAATAAGAAATATTGCAAACAGGGTACACTTCTTCAGCCTGATCCTAGCAAAAGGTTTAGAAACAGCAGGGAATAAGGTGGTCAATGAGTACTTCTTTGacactataaaattattacctGCAGTGCcttcaaaaattataaaagaaaatgcgattgcgtttaaaataaattttag GTATTACGaggacggagttggaatatctttggaTGAAACTACTACGGAACAAGATATAAATgatatctttaaaatattctgtGCGGATACAACCGTTGAAGAAATGTGTAGAGAAGACGTTTGCCTAGAAAGAAACCTCAATAAATCCCATTTCGCTCGTTCTACACCGTATTTGCAACATCCTGTATTCAATAGCCATCAATCTGAAACAAGGATAGTTCGTTACATGAAGTTCTTAGAGAATAAGGATGTATCTCTTGTACATAGTATGATACCACTG GGATCCTGTACGATGAAATTGAATTCCACGACGGAGATGATGCCCTGTAGCCTACGTGGATTCACTGATATCCATCCCTTTGTACCTATTGAACAAACCAAAGGATATCAACAACTATTTGCTGAACTGGAACAGGATTTGTGCGCTATAACTGGTTACGATAACATAAGTTTTCAACCAAATAGTGGAGCTCAGGGGGAATACGCTGGTCTAAGagctatacaacgttatcatGAGTCAAATGAAAACAAGAATCGACAAGTCTGTTTGATTCCCATTTCTGCTCACGGCACTAATCCTGCTTCTGCTCAAATGGCCGGTATGCAAGTGAAGCCTATCCTCGTACAGAAAGACGGCTCTGTGGATATCGTACATCTTACAGAAATGATCGATAAGTACCGAGAGACGTTGTCTTGTCTGATGATAACATATCCGTCGACGAACGGCGTGTTTGAGGAGACCGTTGCTGATATTTGTGCTATGGTTCATGAAGCTGGAGGTCAAGTGTATCTAGACGGTGCTAACATGAATGCTCAAGTTGGTTTATGTCGTCCTGGTGATTATGGCAGTGACGTTTCCCATCTAAATTTACACAAAACATTCTGTATACCTCACGGTGGTGGAGGACCTGGAAGTGGTCCTATTGGAGT AAAACGGCATCTTGCTCCATTTCTTCCATCTCATCCTGTAATTAATTGTACGGGTAATGGtcataacaatataaaacaaactGGCACTGTATCAGCTGCTCCTTTCGGATCATCAGCTATTCTACCAATTTCATGGGCTTACATTAAAATGATGGGTCCAAACGGGTTAAGAAAAGCTACCCAAGTTGCTATTCTAAACGCAAATTACATGAGTAAAAGACTGGAAAAGTATTACAAGACACTGTATAAGGGAAAGACAGGATTGGTAGCGCATGAATTCATTTTGGATACAAGGGATTTCAAGAAAACGGCAAATATCGAGGCTGTAGATATTGCTAAAAGATTAATGGATTATGGTTTTCATGCTCCAACAATGAGCTGGCCTGTAGCGGGTACATTAATGATCGAGCCAACCGAATCCGAGGACAAAAAAGAATTGGACAAATTTTGCGATGCTTTGATTC ATATACGACAAGAAATTGATGATATAGAAAGTGGTAAATTAGACATTGTTAAGAATCCATTGAAAATGGCACCACACACTCCAGAACAAGTAATATCAAGTAAATGGGATAGACCATACTCGCGAGAATTGGCAGCATTTCCAGCT cCATTTGTAAAAGGAAGCAACAAGATTTGGCCGAGTGTTGGAAGGATAAATGATATATATGGAGACAAAAATCTATTCTGTACGTGTCCCCCTGTCTTACCATATGAATAA
- the LOC139995030 gene encoding glycine dehydrogenase (decarboxylating), mitochondrial isoform X2, protein MSYLFELAKCTRLLNKRNTYRYARGLTLNNLQKENVSELSLQKDEFQIRHIGPRQYEQLEMLKTIGFKSLEELTNAAVPAKILYKEELKIEQSVTEYELSKMITQISEKNDVWRSYIGMGYNNCCVPHTIRRNIFENPGWTTQYTPYQPEISQGRLEDEGTAAAEALSLAHRSNKRKKLFVSDKVHPQTISVIATRATSLGLDLEIGDVFRVDTSSKDVAGILFQYPDTTGSIYAFEDVVKKAHVDGTLVCVAADLLALAILKPPSEFGVDVCVGTSQRFGVPLGYGGPHAGFFACRQRLVRLMPGRMIGVTKDSNGQDAYRLALQTREQHIRRDKATSNICTAQALLANMSAMYAVYHGPEGIRNIANRVHFFSLILAKGLETAGNKVVNEYFFDTIKLLPAVPSKIIKENAIAFKINFRYYEDGVGISLDETTTEQDINDIFKIFCADTTVEEMCREDVCLERNLNKSHFARSTPYLQHPVFNSHQSETRIVRYMKFLENKDVSLVHSMIPLGSCTMKLNSTTEMMPCSLRGFTDIHPFVPIEQTKGYQQLFAELEQDLCAITGYDNISFQPNSGAQGEYAGLRAIQRYHESNENKNRQVCLIPISAHGTNPASAQMAGMQVKPILVQKDGSVDIVHLTEMIDKYRETLSCLMITYPSTNGVFEETVADICAMVHEAGGQVYLDGANMNAQVGLCRPGDYGSDVSHLNLHKTFCIPHGGGGPGSGPIGVKRHLAPFLPSHPVINCTGNGHNNIKQTGTVSAAPFGSSAILPISWAYIKMMGPNGLRKATQVAILNANYMSKRLEKYYKTLYKGKTGLVAHEFILDTRDFKKTANIEAVDIAKRLMDYGFHAPTMSWPVAGTLMIEPTESEDKKELDKFCDALIHIRQEIDDIESGKLDIVKNPLKMAPHTPEQVISSKWDRPYSRELAAFPAPFVKGSNKIWPSVGRINDIYGDKNLFCTCPPVLPYE, encoded by the exons atGTCATATCTTTTTGAGCTAGCAAAGTGTACAAGATTGTTGAATAAACGTAATACATATCGATATGCACGTGGATTAACGTTGAATAacttacaaaaagaaaatgttagtGAACTTTCTCTTCAAAAAGATGAATTTCAAATTAGACATATCGGTCCTCGACAGTATGAACAATTGGAAATGTTGAAAACTATTGGGTTTAAG agTTTAGAAGAATTAACAAACGCTGCTGTCCCAGCAAAAATTCTTTACAAGGAAGAATTAAAGATCGAACAGTCAGTCA CTGAATACGAATTGTCAAAGATGATTACACAGATTTCGGAAAAGAACGACGTATGGCGTTCGTATATTGGCATGGGATATAATAATTGTTGCGTTCCTCACACCATTAGGAGGAACATATTCGAAAATCCAGGGTG GACAACACAATATACTCCATATCAACCAGAAATTTCGCAAGGTAGACTCGAAG ATGAAGGTACTGCGGCAGCCGAAGCTTTAAGTCTTGCTCACAGGAGCAACAAGAGAAAAAAACTGTTCGTTTCTGACAAAGTTCATCCTCAAACAATCAGTGTGATTGCAACGCGTGCTACTTCTTTGGGTCTCGATCTTGAAATCGGAGATGTTTTTCGAGTTGATACAAGCTCAAAGGATGTTGCTGGTATTCTATTTCAATATCCTGACACAACTGGATCTATCTACGCATTCGAAGATGTGGTGAAGAAGGCACATGTAGACGGT ACGCTCGTTTGCGTTGCTGCTGATTTGTTGGCGCTGGCCATACTCAAGCCTCCAAGTGAATTTGGAGTTGATGTATGCGTCGGTACCAGCCAACGTTTCGGAGTTCCACTTGGATATGGAGGACCTCATGCTGGATTCTTCGCTTGTCGTCAAAGATTAGTTCGTTTGATGCCGGGAAGGATGATTGGTGTTACGAAGGACTCGAACGGTCAGGATGCGTATCGCCTAGCCCTTCAAACACGCGAACAGCATATCAGAAGAGATAAAGCTACTAGCAACATTTGTACTGCACAAGCACTACTGGCAAACATGTCTGCGATGTATGCTGTGTACCATGGACCTGAAGGAATAAGAAATATTGCAAACAGGGTACACTTCTTCAGCCTGATCCTAGCAAAAGGTTTAGAAACAGCAGGGAATAAGGTGGTCAATGAGTACTTCTTTGacactataaaattattacctGCAGTGCcttcaaaaattataaaagaaaatgcgattgcgtttaaaataaattttag GTATTACGaggacggagttggaatatctttggaTGAAACTACTACGGAACAAGATATAAATgatatctttaaaatattctgtGCGGATACAACCGTTGAAGAAATGTGTAGAGAAGACGTTTGCCTAGAAAGAAACCTCAATAAATCCCATTTCGCTCGTTCTACACCGTATTTGCAACATCCTGTATTCAATAGCCATCAATCTGAAACAAGGATAGTTCGTTACATGAAGTTCTTAGAGAATAAGGATGTATCTCTTGTACATAGTATGATACCACTG GGATCCTGTACGATGAAATTGAATTCCACGACGGAGATGATGCCCTGTAGCCTACGTGGATTCACTGATATCCATCCCTTTGTACCTATTGAACAAACCAAAGGATATCAACAACTATTTGCTGAACTGGAACAGGATTTGTGCGCTATAACTGGTTACGATAACATAAGTTTTCAACCAAATAGTGGAGCTCAGGGGGAATACGCTGGTCTAAGagctatacaacgttatcatGAGTCAAATGAAAACAAGAATCGACAAGTCTGTTTGATTCCCATTTCTGCTCACGGCACTAATCCTGCTTCTGCTCAAATGGCCGGTATGCAAGTGAAGCCTATCCTCGTACAGAAAGACGGCTCTGTGGATATCGTACATCTTACAGAAATGATCGATAAGTACCGAGAGACGTTGTCTTGTCTGATGATAACATATCCGTCGACGAACGGCGTGTTTGAGGAGACCGTTGCTGATATTTGTGCTATGGTTCATGAAGCTGGAGGTCAAGTGTATCTAGACGGTGCTAACATGAATGCTCAAGTTGGTTTATGTCGTCCTGGTGATTATGGCAGTGACGTTTCCCATCTAAATTTACACAAAACATTCTGTATACCTCACGGTGGTGGAGGACCTGGAAGTGGTCCTATTGGAGT AAAACGGCATCTTGCTCCATTTCTTCCATCTCATCCTGTAATTAATTGTACGGGTAATGGtcataacaatataaaacaaactGGCACTGTATCAGCTGCTCCTTTCGGATCATCAGCTATTCTACCAATTTCATGGGCTTACATTAAAATGATGGGTCCAAACGGGTTAAGAAAAGCTACCCAAGTTGCTATTCTAAACGCAAATTACATGAGTAAAAGACTGGAAAAGTATTACAAGACACTGTATAAGGGAAAGACAGGATTGGTAGCGCATGAATTCATTTTGGATACAAGGGATTTCAAGAAAACGGCAAATATCGAGGCTGTAGATATTGCTAAAAGATTAATGGATTATGGTTTTCATGCTCCAACAATGAGCTGGCCTGTAGCGGGTACATTAATGATCGAGCCAACCGAATCCGAGGACAAAAAAGAATTGGACAAATTTTGCGATGCTTTGATTC ATATACGACAAGAAATTGATGATATAGAAAGTGGTAAATTAGACATTGTTAAGAATCCATTGAAAATGGCACCACACACTCCAGAACAAGTAATATCAAGTAAATGGGATAGACCATACTCGCGAGAATTGGCAGCATTTCCAGCT cCATTTGTAAAAGGAAGCAACAAGATTTGGCCGAGTGTTGGAAGGATAAATGATATATATGGAGACAAAAATCTATTCTGTACGTGTCCCCCTGTCTTACCATATGAATAA